A genomic window from Nicotiana sylvestris chromosome 11, ASM39365v2, whole genome shotgun sequence includes:
- the LOC104219079 gene encoding putative wall-associated receptor kinase-like 11 isoform X1 has translation MTPIMLHIQLHQLIALGITVVVCLSAFSRMPRILFASIQTMNTEKTSWTSSNCTYLLVVEKGIAESEFTQLLGKCKKDDYYNIRQAVNWVIGNVSCDKATRTPEYACGKNSRCVDDTTRPTEGYRCNCSPGHQGNPYLPNGCQYINECASQKGKHSCPNDARCINTPGSFLCDPNDVKLMLTIQLFLGVVAAVTFVILIAVCLWLCKRLQKREEKKAKQKFFKRNGGLLLRQRIPFSEESSGGSLLKLFFKEELEKATDNFNESRILGKGGASTVYKGMLSYGSILAVKKSNKMDEDQIEQFINEILILSQINHRYIVKVLGCCLEIDIPLLVYEYISNGTLSSHIHRNRSHNSDPTVSKPSTIILSWDHRLRIAAEVAGALSYMHSCASTPILHRDIKSSNILLDDAFRAVVFEFGLSRLLSVDKTHLTTLVGGTFGYMAPQYF, from the exons ATGACTCCAATAATGCTTCATATTCAGCTTCATCAACTTATTGCACTGGGAATCACGGTTGTTGTCTGTCTGTCTGCtttttcaagaatgccaagaaTTCTCTTTGCCTCCATACAAACAATGAACACGGAGAAAACATCATGGACATCTAGCAATTGCACCTATTTATTAGTTGTGGAAAAAGGCATTGCTGAATCTGAATTCACTCAATTACTTGGTAAGTGCAAAAAAGATGATTATTATAACATCAGGCAGGCGGTGAACTGGGTAATTGGCAATGTTAGTTGCGACAAAGCCACCAGAACGCCAGAATATGCATGCGGAAAGAACAGTAGGTGCGTTGATGACACTACTAGACCTACTGAGGGATATCGATGCAATTGCTCTCCTGGTCATCAAGGCAACCCTTACCTCCCTAATGGATGCCAAT ACATCAACGAGTGTGCAAGTCAAAAAGGGAAACATTCATGTCCCAATGATGCTCGCTGCATAAATACTCCTGGCAGTTTCCTTTGTGACCCAAATGATGTGAAACTTATGCTGACTATACAACTCTTCTTAG GTGTTGTAGCAGCAGTTACTTTTGTAATCTTGATAGCAGTTTGTCTTTGGCTATGCAAAAGGCTTCAGAAGAGGGAAGAAAAGAAAGCTAAACAAAAGTTTTTCAAGAGGAACGGTGGATTGCTTTTGCGACAACGTATTCCCTTTAGTGAAGAAAGTAGTGGTGGCTCTTTGTTAAAGCTCTTTTTCAAAGAGGAGTTGGAGAAAGCAACAGACAATTTCAATGAAAGTCGAATTCTTGGAAAAGGAGGGGCTAGTACTGTCTACAAAGGAATGTTATCATATGGAAGCATTTTAGCTGTGAAGAAGTCCAATAAAATGGATGAAGATCAAATTGAACAATTTATAAATGAGATACTTATTCTCTCCCAGATAAATCACAGATACATTGTCAAG GTACTTGGCTGTTGTTTAGAAATTGACATTCCTTTATTGGTTTATGAATACATCTCTAATGGAACCTTGTCATCCCATATTCATCGAAACCGCAGTCACAATTCTGATCCTACTGTCTCAAAACCATCAACAATAATACTATCGTGGGACCATCGCTTGCGAATTGCTGCGGAAGTAGCAGGGGCCCTTTCTTACATGCACTCATGTGCTTCTACTCCTATTCTTCACAGAGATATCAAATCAAGCAACATATTATTAGACGATGCTTTTAGAGCAGTGGTTTTTGAGTTTGGACTTTCGAGATTATTGTCTGTTGACAAGACTCATTTAACAACACTAGTAGGTGGTACATTTGGTTACATGGCTCCACAATATTTTTGA
- the LOC104219079 gene encoding putative wall-associated receptor kinase-like 11 isoform X2 — protein MTPIMLHIQLHQLIALGITVVVCLSAFSRMPRILFASIQTMNTEKTSWTSSNCTYLLVVEKGIAESEFTQLLGKCKKDDYYNIRQAVNWVIGNVSCDKATRTPEYACGKNSRCVDDTTRPTEGYRCNCSPGHQGNPYLPNGCQYINECASQKGKHSCPNDARCINTPGSFLCDPNDVKLMLTIQLFLVCLWLCKRLQKREEKKAKQKFFKRNGGLLLRQRIPFSEESSGGSLLKLFFKEELEKATDNFNESRILGKGGASTVYKGMLSYGSILAVKKSNKMDEDQIEQFINEILILSQINHRYIVKVLGCCLEIDIPLLVYEYISNGTLSSHIHRNRSHNSDPTVSKPSTIILSWDHRLRIAAEVAGALSYMHSCASTPILHRDIKSSNILLDDAFRAVVFEFGLSRLLSVDKTHLTTLVGGTFGYMAPQYF, from the exons ATGACTCCAATAATGCTTCATATTCAGCTTCATCAACTTATTGCACTGGGAATCACGGTTGTTGTCTGTCTGTCTGCtttttcaagaatgccaagaaTTCTCTTTGCCTCCATACAAACAATGAACACGGAGAAAACATCATGGACATCTAGCAATTGCACCTATTTATTAGTTGTGGAAAAAGGCATTGCTGAATCTGAATTCACTCAATTACTTGGTAAGTGCAAAAAAGATGATTATTATAACATCAGGCAGGCGGTGAACTGGGTAATTGGCAATGTTAGTTGCGACAAAGCCACCAGAACGCCAGAATATGCATGCGGAAAGAACAGTAGGTGCGTTGATGACACTACTAGACCTACTGAGGGATATCGATGCAATTGCTCTCCTGGTCATCAAGGCAACCCTTACCTCCCTAATGGATGCCAAT ACATCAACGAGTGTGCAAGTCAAAAAGGGAAACATTCATGTCCCAATGATGCTCGCTGCATAAATACTCCTGGCAGTTTCCTTTGTGACCCAAATGATGTGAAACTTATGCTGACTATACAACTCTTCTTAG TTTGTCTTTGGCTATGCAAAAGGCTTCAGAAGAGGGAAGAAAAGAAAGCTAAACAAAAGTTTTTCAAGAGGAACGGTGGATTGCTTTTGCGACAACGTATTCCCTTTAGTGAAGAAAGTAGTGGTGGCTCTTTGTTAAAGCTCTTTTTCAAAGAGGAGTTGGAGAAAGCAACAGACAATTTCAATGAAAGTCGAATTCTTGGAAAAGGAGGGGCTAGTACTGTCTACAAAGGAATGTTATCATATGGAAGCATTTTAGCTGTGAAGAAGTCCAATAAAATGGATGAAGATCAAATTGAACAATTTATAAATGAGATACTTATTCTCTCCCAGATAAATCACAGATACATTGTCAAG GTACTTGGCTGTTGTTTAGAAATTGACATTCCTTTATTGGTTTATGAATACATCTCTAATGGAACCTTGTCATCCCATATTCATCGAAACCGCAGTCACAATTCTGATCCTACTGTCTCAAAACCATCAACAATAATACTATCGTGGGACCATCGCTTGCGAATTGCTGCGGAAGTAGCAGGGGCCCTTTCTTACATGCACTCATGTGCTTCTACTCCTATTCTTCACAGAGATATCAAATCAAGCAACATATTATTAGACGATGCTTTTAGAGCAGTGGTTTTTGAGTTTGGACTTTCGAGATTATTGTCTGTTGACAAGACTCATTTAACAACACTAGTAGGTGGTACATTTGGTTACATGGCTCCACAATATTTTTGA
- the LOC104219079 gene encoding putative wall-associated receptor kinase-like 11 isoform X3 translates to MTPIMLHIQLHQLIALGITVVVCLSAFSRMPRILFASIQTMNTEKTSWTSSNCTYLLVVEKGIAESEFTQLLGKCKKDDYYNIRQAVNWVIGNVSCDKATRTPEYACGKNSRCVDDTTRPTEGYRCNCSPGHQGNPYLPNGCQYINECASQKGKHSCPNDARCINTPGSFLCDPNDVKLMLTIQLFLGVVAAVTFVILIAVCLWLCKRLQKREEKKAKQKFFKRNGGLLLRQRIPFSEESSGGSLLKLFFKEELEKATDNFNESRILGKGGASTVYKGMLSYGSILAVKKSNKMDEDQIEQFINEILILSQINHRYIVKFLQSF, encoded by the exons ATGACTCCAATAATGCTTCATATTCAGCTTCATCAACTTATTGCACTGGGAATCACGGTTGTTGTCTGTCTGTCTGCtttttcaagaatgccaagaaTTCTCTTTGCCTCCATACAAACAATGAACACGGAGAAAACATCATGGACATCTAGCAATTGCACCTATTTATTAGTTGTGGAAAAAGGCATTGCTGAATCTGAATTCACTCAATTACTTGGTAAGTGCAAAAAAGATGATTATTATAACATCAGGCAGGCGGTGAACTGGGTAATTGGCAATGTTAGTTGCGACAAAGCCACCAGAACGCCAGAATATGCATGCGGAAAGAACAGTAGGTGCGTTGATGACACTACTAGACCTACTGAGGGATATCGATGCAATTGCTCTCCTGGTCATCAAGGCAACCCTTACCTCCCTAATGGATGCCAAT ACATCAACGAGTGTGCAAGTCAAAAAGGGAAACATTCATGTCCCAATGATGCTCGCTGCATAAATACTCCTGGCAGTTTCCTTTGTGACCCAAATGATGTGAAACTTATGCTGACTATACAACTCTTCTTAG GTGTTGTAGCAGCAGTTACTTTTGTAATCTTGATAGCAGTTTGTCTTTGGCTATGCAAAAGGCTTCAGAAGAGGGAAGAAAAGAAAGCTAAACAAAAGTTTTTCAAGAGGAACGGTGGATTGCTTTTGCGACAACGTATTCCCTTTAGTGAAGAAAGTAGTGGTGGCTCTTTGTTAAAGCTCTTTTTCAAAGAGGAGTTGGAGAAAGCAACAGACAATTTCAATGAAAGTCGAATTCTTGGAAAAGGAGGGGCTAGTACTGTCTACAAAGGAATGTTATCATATGGAAGCATTTTAGCTGTGAAGAAGTCCAATAAAATGGATGAAGATCAAATTGAACAATTTATAAATGAGATACTTATTCTCTCCCAGATAAATCACAGATACATTGTCAAG TTCTTGCAGAGCTTCTGA
- the LOC104219079 gene encoding putative wall-associated receptor kinase-like 11 isoform X4 translates to MTPIMLHIQLHQLIALGITVVVCLSAFSRMPRILFASIQTMNTEKTSWTSSNCTYLLVVEKGIAESEFTQLLGKCKKDDYYNIRQAVNWVIGNVSCDKATRTPEYACGKNSRCVDDTTRPTEGYRCNCSPGHQGNPYLPNGCQYINECASQKGKHSCPNDARCINTPGSFLCDPNDVKLMLTIQLFLGVVAAVTFVILIAVCLWLCKRLQKREEKKAKQKFFKRNGGLLLRQRIPFSEESSGGSLLKLFFKEELEKATDNFNESRILGKGGASTVYKGMLSYGSILAVKKSNKMDEDQIEQFINEILILSQINHRYIVKSQF, encoded by the exons ATGACTCCAATAATGCTTCATATTCAGCTTCATCAACTTATTGCACTGGGAATCACGGTTGTTGTCTGTCTGTCTGCtttttcaagaatgccaagaaTTCTCTTTGCCTCCATACAAACAATGAACACGGAGAAAACATCATGGACATCTAGCAATTGCACCTATTTATTAGTTGTGGAAAAAGGCATTGCTGAATCTGAATTCACTCAATTACTTGGTAAGTGCAAAAAAGATGATTATTATAACATCAGGCAGGCGGTGAACTGGGTAATTGGCAATGTTAGTTGCGACAAAGCCACCAGAACGCCAGAATATGCATGCGGAAAGAACAGTAGGTGCGTTGATGACACTACTAGACCTACTGAGGGATATCGATGCAATTGCTCTCCTGGTCATCAAGGCAACCCTTACCTCCCTAATGGATGCCAAT ACATCAACGAGTGTGCAAGTCAAAAAGGGAAACATTCATGTCCCAATGATGCTCGCTGCATAAATACTCCTGGCAGTTTCCTTTGTGACCCAAATGATGTGAAACTTATGCTGACTATACAACTCTTCTTAG GTGTTGTAGCAGCAGTTACTTTTGTAATCTTGATAGCAGTTTGTCTTTGGCTATGCAAAAGGCTTCAGAAGAGGGAAGAAAAGAAAGCTAAACAAAAGTTTTTCAAGAGGAACGGTGGATTGCTTTTGCGACAACGTATTCCCTTTAGTGAAGAAAGTAGTGGTGGCTCTTTGTTAAAGCTCTTTTTCAAAGAGGAGTTGGAGAAAGCAACAGACAATTTCAATGAAAGTCGAATTCTTGGAAAAGGAGGGGCTAGTACTGTCTACAAAGGAATGTTATCATATGGAAGCATTTTAGCTGTGAAGAAGTCCAATAAAATGGATGAAGATCAAATTGAACAATTTATAAATGAGATACTTATTCTCTCCCAGATAAATCACAGATACATTGTCAAG TCACAATTCTGA